AATTATTATGTTGAAACCCATCACTATTTTCTCtagttgactttttaaataattagaaaagagaATGAGCCCAAAAGGACATCCCAATGTCCAGATCTCTCCAGGGATAAAGTGCCCAATGTCTTGTTGGGGGCTCGGACTTTCTGTGGGATGGCCACCAACTGACAACTGTAAAATGCATTTGCTCTGGCTCCCAAGTTCAAAAACCTTGTTGTCGGGAAGCAGTGATTTCTTCTTACAGACCTCCAACATCTTTTCCAGGGATACGTCGGGTCAGGGAAGATTTTGTACCATATTCCGCTCCTACTCTCGGGGCGCACAGGTAAGACCCCTGAACCGGGAGGTCAAactgactttgtttttcttttctttttttttaattaatttatttattttggctgctctggctcttagttgcagcacgcgggcttgttagatgtggcatgcaggcttcttagttgcagcatgcgggctcttagttgcggcatgcatgtgggatctagttccctgaccagggatcgaacccggggccctgcattgggagcacggagttttacccactggaccaccagggaagtccctcaaactgACTTTGAATAATGACTTTTGGAATGTTCTTTAATGGATACTTGGAGGACAAGGCAATTAGCTCACATACAAGGTGATGCCAGAGTCTAAAAGTGTGCCATGGACTGGTTGGTGGCTCCCAAGCCCTCAGCAtcagggatgtgtgtgtgcatgtgttacatttgtgtgtacgtgtgcatgAGCAGCGTGTAGGCACGTGTATCTACACGTGTGTGTACATAAATATGCAGGCACGTGGGCTGTGTGTGCGCCGTGTtcatgtgcgtgtgtgtctgtacGTATGTGAGAGCCCTCCGTCCAGGTGGGTGGGCTCTGCAGTACCCCCGCATTCCGTGTCCCTGGACCAGCTCATGAATGTGGGGAATTGAATTCCAGTCCCCAACTCACATTCACATTTGAGGGTTTATCAATGAGCTTATGAAATATCACTGGAAGTGATCGTATAACTGCTACATTTGGCAGACAAATCAAAATAATATGTTTTGTGTTAACATAAGTAAACTGGCTAGTTAGCTGGTTGTGAGTGTGTGCCTGAGTGGCTTGCATGCCAGCCAGACTGTCCACCAGTGACTGTGCCTCCCCCAGGGGGTGATCCTGGTCTACGACATCGCAAACCGCTGGTCCTTTGATGGCATCGACCGGTGGATTAAGGAGATCAATGAGGTATGGCATGGCCAGGGCTCTGTCCATGTGGCCCTGTGAGGGGGGGCGGGCTGGGGCGGCCAGGGCACAAGGCTCCAGCCACAGGGAGGAGGACGCATCACCTCCCAGCACAGGATCGGGCCCTGCATGCAGTCAGGTAGGTTGACAGCTGGTGACCAGGCTGCTGCCTGCTGGCACCCTGACCGGCCCAGCTGCCAGTGGAGACGTGGAGCGGTCAGTCCCACCCACTGTGTGAGTGTCCTGGCGCGGCCGTAACGACTCACCACAAACTGTgtggctgaaaacaacagaaacgtATTCTCTCAGTTTTGGAGGTCAGAGTCCAAAAGcgaggtgtcggcagggctgtgaTCCCTCCAAACACTCGAGAGGAggatccttcctgcctccttcttCCGGTGTTGCCGACAGTCCCTGGTCCTTGGCCTGTGGACGTGTCACTCTGTCTCTGCTCTACCATCACGTGGCTTCCTCCCTGTGTGTCCTATGTCCTCTCCGctccttataaggacacagtgactggatttagggcccaccccaagatctcatcttaattaattacatctgcacagaccctatttccaaaaaaggacacattctgaggttctgggtggacaccATTCACCCCGGGACACCCATGGTACCAACAACAAAGCCTGCACGGGACCCACTTTCCTTGCCCTTCTGTCACCCTTTAGCACGCCCCGGGGGTCCCTAAAATCCTGGTGGGGAACCGCCTGCACCTGGCCTTCAAGCGGCAGGTCCCCACGGAACAGGCCCAGGCCTATGCGGAGCGCCTGGGTGTGACATTCTTCGAGGTCAGCCCGCTGTGCAATTTCAACATCACTGAGTCCTTTATGGAGCTGGCCAGGATCGTGCTGCTGCGGCATGGGATGGACCGGCTCTGGAGGCCAAGCAAGGGTAGGTGTCCGTCCAGCCCACCCTGCAGCCCCGCCAGCGCTCAGCCTCCCAGGACCCATTCCCCAGGCCACTGTCTCCATTCTCCTAAATCAGGGCTTCTGCCCCTCAGCACTAGTGCcattttggatggagtgtcctctGGTGGGGGCATTGTGTGTGCTGTGGGTGAGCTGCATCTCTGGTCTCCTGCCCCCATTTGTGAAAACCACAAATATCTCCAGACTTTGCCGAATGTCCTGGGGAGTCAAAATCGCCCCCagttgagaagcactgttctGAACGTTATTTGTTAGGACCTTGATTCCAAAAGGAGACAAAGCCCTGGGGAGTCAAAATCGCCCCCagttgagaagcactgttctGAACGTTATTTGTTAGGACCTTGATTCCAAAAGGAGCCAAAGCCCTGGGTCGTGTTTCTTCTGTCTGATCCTCTAGGGGTTGAGGGGTGTCCCGACTGCATCAGGGGTGAGATGCCGTTCCTCCTCCCAGCAGGCCCCTGGGAGCCCCTCTCTATCTGAGCAGGGACCCTGACTCACAGAACGAACGATGTAGGTGAAACATAAATGACAGCATTTGCTTTTCTGGTGTGTTCTCCAATACGTGTTTATAAAGCTGATAACACACGTTTTTGGTGTCAGCTACTCAGTTGGGGAAGCACGTCTCCTGAAGCCCTTGGTCTCCGACCCCAAAAGCTGGTCACGTTAGTCCTGAGGAGACCTCACTGGCCATCGCTGGGCAGTCCACTCACCTCTCAGACCTAGAGGGAGAGATGGTGGGGGTCTCAAGTTTGGGGACAAACTggatttaaggtgatgaaagcaGGACCATCCATCTCCAATCACTGCACGTGGGCACAGGGTGGGACATCTTGCCCCCGAGTCCCAGAGAGGAGGGCGGACAGGTGTGTGGCTGCCCTTGAGTTGGCCCCGTGCCCAGGACAACACAAGTGaaacaggttttcttttctttcccaagtACTGAGCTTGCAGGACCTGTGCTGCCGGGCAGTGGTGTCCTGCACGCCCGTGCACCTGGTGGACAGGCTGCCGCTGCCCACGGCCCTCAGGAGCCACCTCAAGTCCTTCTCGATGGCCAGCGGCCTGAATGCCAGGGTGATGCACGGCCGCCCCTGTTCCCTCACCACCAGCTCCGGCCACAAGAGGACCAGCCTCCGAAAAGCGAAGGCCGCCCACCTTCCCCAGAGCCCCCCAAGACGCTGCACCAGAAACAGCTGCAAAGTCTCCTGAGGAGGGCGCGAGGCAGAGGAGTGGCACGGGTGGGAGGCAGGAGGCCGCTCTGGATGCAGACACCCGCCAATGTCACGGTGACCACGCGGCCCTGAGCAATGAAACTGCGGCCGGTACCCCGCTTACCTGACATGTCTGCGTGGACAGGCGTGGGGCTCTTGTTTCAGACATGTGTTTATAAAGGGACGCCCTTCTCTCGGTAACATGGAATTTTGAAGGCTACTTAGATCATGATTGCagtgcaatttttttcttaaaataactgCTTTTTATAAGAATGGTGACAGGCGTGTGATGAGTATAAATTCTAGAGAATGAAAAGCAAGGATAGAGAGAGAAATTAGAGTCTTTGACATTACGCAGGGCCTTTTTGTAAACCTCCTTTTTAATGTCAAAGCACTAATTTATAAAACGCCACAGGTAAGTTAGAGTTTAGGCACAACAGATCTGTCCAGCTTGTGTATGAAACGGATTTGATCAAGTTTTTGCTATGTTATTTACTACGTTTTGGGATTAATAAGTgatttatatgcatatttttctgtaaatctacatTTTTTTGTACAAGATGTTCCATGAATTATGAAGCTAAGGGAAGAAAATGCCAAAGATATCTCTAGTTACAGCGAACATAGCACAGCACGGTTACACCAGGTCCAGATCGGCAAGAAAATGTCACTCAAAGCCTGAAGTTTCAGCTAAGAGTGAAGTGAACACTGTTgtttaagaaaatgtttctcaACAATAAAAAGTATACTTGCTTCTTGGTAGACTTGTTGGCTGCTTCTTTCGAATTTTCCATTCGAAAGAATGGAAAATTGTATTTCCATTCAATGGAGAAGTGTACTTCCATTGCCCTTTATTCCATTTGCTTTATCACCTGTTTCAGGCACCACAATCAGTGCTAGTGCCTGGTGTTGGCAACAAGGCTGTGTCCCTGTGCCATTGATTGAAAGGATGCCTTTTCCTGAAAAGAACACAGAGGCAGACAGTGGGGAATGAAGGACCGGCTGTCCAGCGGGGTGCCTGTCTGCGGAAATAGTGGGCGGTACTCTGGCCCCAGTGGACGGGTTGTCACCTCCCGGCAGCagcataaagatcagagctgACTCAGCCAAGACTCTGGGCAGGGTCTCCTTCCCGGTTCTACCACTAGGTTCTCTGTGGCAGCCGGAGGTTGCaacaatggattaaaaaaaaataacttgaaaacaCACAGATGTCCTTGGTTTCTGTTaattatttacagatttttagaaatttaaaggaCCCTAGAATTGGGAGCGACACTTTTATTCAGAGACGGCGGAGCCGAGGCCCTGAGAGGAGGAATGTGCTCGGCCACCGCTGGTCACCCAGCCCCCTGGGCACAACAGGGACAGATGTGCACAGGGGAGCAGGAGAGGGCACAGCAGGTAAGCCTTGAGGGGACGGTCCCTCTGCAAGGGGCTGCGGGCCTGGGAGGACTTGCTGCCGGGCCATCACACCCTTCTCTCTGCTAGGCAGTGGATGAGAGAGGAGAGTGAAGGGCTGACCTGCTGACCACGAAGCCTGATGGCTGCGGTGGGGTGTCACTTCCCCGACTGCCACAAGCAGAAACGAGGAGGGGTCCACCCTGAATGCGAgcccctctctcctgccccttGAAGGGCGCACGGAAGTAGAAGGTGCAGGTTTCCAAGGCcggtggaggtggggaggctggggaCAGACTCCTGGTCACAAGCCTAAATTTGGTCCCTTTTCGTTGTTTAATTGAAGGACAgctggggccaccagaagctggaagaggcaggagggggcCCCCAagagccctgcccacacctggattcagactctggcctccagaactatgagaggcacatttctgttgtttcaagccctccagtttgtggcaatttgttatggcCACCCCAGGGCTCACACAACAAGGAAATAAGTTATGCTTCACAGTAGAAAGTACTATCAAAGCGACATTtctgtgaaataaaaacaaaccctaATACAGAACATATTAAGTACAAGTATGCATGTCTTGGTGGTGAGCATAGCGAAATCAAAACTGAAATGTAAACTGAACCTTGGAGAAACTGCTCTCAAACTTCGCCATTTTCTTCCATGGCCTCACTGCTGGCAAAATCCACCCCAAGTATAAACAAGAAGACCAAATTGTGTCCCAGCTGCTTGTAATTCTCTTTTCAAGCATCtagattcaaaatatattatgCACAATTATGTCTTCAATTGCCCTGTGAAAATTACTGCAATGCAGAATAATTTCCTAGACAGAGAGCTTACAACTTTGATGAGGAATGATCCGGGCAAATATTGAATCTGGAAAAAATGTCAATTATGAGCTTGATAATATTTGTTTTGCCaaagagatggagatggagatgctTCCCTTTGCGGGAGAATTGCATCATCAAAGTAAATGTGGATTTGAAAAGCAAGCCTGGAGCTGCATGTATTGGGGAACTGGGGGGAGGTGGCTGAGCTGTCATGGGGGCAGGGGACGCACCCCGACCCGCCAGGAGGGCAGGACCCTGTGTTCACTGTGTTCACTCCCCACTCCCTACATGCTCTTGGGCCTCGCTTCCCTTGTAGCACCGACCTCCACTGGGTGTGTCATCAATATGGTGACCTAGTGAATGAGGATGACAAAGCCTCAGAACAGGGCAGCTGTTGATATAGGTGCTTCTGCCTGGCAGTGGGCAGATGGATCAATGGTAGGTAATGGGAGCCACTTCTCCATACAGGCAGTGGGTGCCCAACATGGTTCCCTACCCTGGCAAGGGTCAGACTGGCCCTGCTACTCCTCACCTCTGACCCTTGACCCCGACCCTCATTCCCCAACCAGCCTGAACTCGGGGTCAGGGTCTGGCTCCATCTGTTCTGGCTTCAGTGGAATACTTGGATCTGTGCCCTCCTTCTTCAGATCTCTGGAGTCTCACATACCTTTCTTCTCAAAAAAGGCTGGCTCCTGCCAATCaagttttggctttttttttttttcaaacatctttattgaagtataattgccttacaatagtgtgttagcatctgcaaGTTTTGGCTTTTAATCCTACCTTCTCTTCCCTGCCTCAGTCTAGAACTCAACTGTGGAATACTGCTTCTTTCACTCTACTTTCCCACGATAACAGTGGAACCAGCCGAGGTACAGAGGCCTCTGAGTCACTGTGGAGAGGAAGACAGAGGCAACAAGGAAGAGTTCCAAAGTCTACCTTGCCCCAACATAGTTGCTGTTGCTCCAGCCTTTACCCCTCCTAGGTGAGGCAGCCCAGAAGTGCTTTCACTGTCGTCAGCCAAAGACCACCAGGAACTCAGTTGACTCATTGCAATGAGGGAGACCTCCTACGGTCAAGAAACGGGGACATTTCTGTACGAGGGTGTTGGAAAGGATTCAGACTGGCGCTTGTGGTAGGAGAGCACTTTGCTGTGTTCGATGCTCTCAGGGAGCAGCGGTGATTCCAGGATCGCTGTCTTAGTAACTCCTATCTAGAAGGGGTGAAGACTGAGCAAGGTTAAAGCTGTTGCTGGTAAAAGCAGCAGCTGCTCAGGCACCAGCATGCGGTCTGGCCTTTGCTG
This Balaenoptera acutorostrata chromosome 20, mBalAcu1.1, whole genome shotgun sequence DNA region includes the following protein-coding sequences:
- the RAB40B gene encoding ras-related protein Rab-40B, with the protein product MSTGGSPVRAYDFLLKFLLVGDSDVGKGEILASLQDGAAESPYGHPAGIDYKTTTILLDGRRVKLQLWDTSGQGRFCTIFRSYSRGAQGVILVYDIANRWSFDGIDRWIKEINEHAPGVPKILVGNRLHLAFKRQVPTEQAQAYAERLGVTFFEVSPLCNFNITESFMELARIVLLRHGMDRLWRPSKVLSLQDLCCRAVVSCTPVHLVDRLPLPTALRSHLKSFSMASGLNARVMHGRPCSLTTSSGHKRTSLRKAKAAHLPQSPPRRCTRNSCKVS